aattatcctcaggatcaatttatttgtctcccattattcataaagcatgttgcattgaaataatgatagatgaactaaaatatcttcacaaacgaagttttgcatattactctggaaatttctagataatacaagaaactgaaacaagacaattgtttaaggaattctcatatgtatgggttggagatactcgagagattttcttcttcagtccaaaaggtggttggacgttttaagcaatattgatcttaagaaaggatcatttcataaacatcttcAGTGGGTCGTAACATTCGGGGAATGGTACGGTAAACCAAATTTATGGAGAAGATTAGAGGCATACgagcagagtatgattgatatGTCGAGAAGAACGAGGTGGAAAGCTCGATAGATGAATGAGTGATGACGTTCGAAATAGGAGTTATTTTCATAAAAGttttgcatcataatatgtctaattaggagcatttgactcatttcgatcatggcatcttaattatttggcataaacaTAAATTCCAGGAAATCAATTCTACAGGTGGATTCCCCAGTGGACAATGTAGCAAGAttgattgaaaattacaaaatccagtgccttaatcccctaagcagtagggtaacaggttaaatatgcagatcttatctccctaagcagtagtggagcagatcgaagactcgtcttaatcccctaagcagtagggtaacaggttaaatttgcagattttatctccctaagtagtagtggagcagatcgaagacccgtcttaatcccctaagcagtagggtaacaggttaaatttgcagatcttatctccctaagcagtagtggagcagatcgaagactcgccttaatcccctaagcagtagggtaataggttcacagatcttatctccctaagcagtagcggagcagatcgacgacgattcgccttaatcccctaagcagtagggtaacaggttaaattgcAGATCTTACCTCCCTAAGCAGTaatggagcaaatcgaagacccaccttaatcccctaagcagtagggtaacaggttaaatttgcagatcttatccctaagtagtagcggagcagatcgaagacgatgCACCTttaccccctaagcagtagggtccaagatgatttggtatctcTGCAATGACAGGGAACAAGTCGAATATAGCAGATCGGGCGTCTctatattcgacggagagcaaatcgaagacataacaGATTTGGCTTTCGGATGTTCTCACaccaaagcagatccaagataacagatctggcatctccatttcgatggagagcagatacatagcagatctaaccttcataTGAttttactgaagcagatccaagatgatttggcatctttgtgttcataaggagcaaatcgaagatataGTAGATTTGGCTTTTACGTGTTTATGCTGAagtagatctaagatgatttggcatctttaTATTGTCAGAAAACAAaatgaagaagcagatttggcatctctgtgttcgacggagagcagatcgaatatATCAACATGACAGTCTTAAGTTTGCAATGAGCAGATTGAGGACCATGATCCGATGAGGccaggcaaatttggtctttctatgAGTCTTTGCTCAATTCCTGTTAcatagcaatgagcaaagaggggcagctgtaatagcccaaattcgCCCGGgccttaaactaaaataaaataataataaaaaaacaaagtccaagtccagtacaaaattacaaacatataatttggcccaatcggaatggcccattacttgaaaagattgaaggtccatctatgagcttgactcatatggaaatataatctttaaggatatgcaatcttaaatatgatatgcaatcttagatatgatatgcaatcttgaagatatgatcttgtaatcttggagatttaatttgtagatatcctttaatcttaaccatcgatgtaattgatctgtaccgttagatttagggaggctcaactataaatagaggcctctcccttcattgtaaatcacttgagttttgggaagcaataagaagtcttgagagcattcactcaaatttctctccctcttgcgttcttacactctgtggtttgttcttattttattcttcgtctattttagtttttcaaccctttttttattttaatttcttcatttttcaaatatttatatttattcctatcttttatacatttgattatgtattttatatatcataatatttaacctttttatatagtttattttcaaatatagattttctatgcatgtatatatattatattatcatttcatgtattttgaactattgcattatatttttataatttgtaaatgttctatttattcatttttttagtgtatgtcatttatcttatttgtgcatagtttcatttttttatatgctatgtttaattatttcttttatgtgttattttatgatatatattgttgtataatttttgcatgtattatgtttttcttttactttactcatgtttttatttgtttattatcttatatttaccctagtatgatttttttcattaaacgtatgttcatgttatttagttttgtcataatgatattatttatgtttgtatggaaatgttaaatattttgtacatctatgcttcatgatgcattaatatgtcatcctaaaacgccatttaaaaataatattccaaggtttttttttaaaaaataaataaaaggcaatgcttgatgtttggaaacttcgagaaaggtagtgccctaacttactgggttgcgacttttctcgttgaattcgaatagtcaagcacccttctaagtgattttgagttttcaaaacttaaacaattatttcgagatttcaaaacatagtgtcctaacttactggatatggcattttgttgtttcgagatagaaatttttgaaagacgagcttagtttcgaaggttttaaaatgttgcgtcctaacttactggatgtgatgttttgactcgtttgaaataagtgagccttaattttcaaaattgagacattctaattaaaagaggtttgcatcttaaaactttcaaatttctgacattaaagacacttgataatcaattaggtaccaatttttgagcgttacgagggtgctaacccttcctcgtacgtaaccgactcccgaatccgttttctcgactttcgtagaccaaaattaatgttttaaaacaaaacattttatatggtgatccaatcacacctaaaaagattggtggcgattcccgttttcgtttttcttaaagtcgattcccattttctaaaactcgatttaaaaatggtctcaacatataattttatgatttatccccttaaaaaattcaataattatcaTCTTAATCAGTGTTTACCGGGCTGAGCCAGATTGcccaaaatttttccaaaatctttaCCTAAATTAAAATCATTGTTGTCTGATAATTCGTTTTATGTTTTTTCTTGGCCACCAATTCATTTTATGTTTAAAAGACaataacataataacataattttaatactactgtttatataaatttattattaaatattaatttaagtgAGATGAACCCCAATAAAGAAGACCTTATGAGTTTTGGACAGGTTTAGTCTAATGACACTAATTAACATTTCCTATTAAATTGTCCTTATAaaccaaataattaaataagatgAACAGTGTCTCCTGACTCTCGGATAGCCTCTCATTTTCAGAAACTTCCAAAAATTTATCATATGAATACACattactcataaatattaatatatagacCAAACCCTATACCATCATTGCCACGTACTAGACAAACCGACttttatatatacttatatatacttATTATTACTCTTACAATTACCATTGGAACAGTTCCcttgtttatttgtttgtttatatatCGTTTATTTCCAAGCTAGTTTTCTTATACCTTTCTGATTTGTCATGCACTCAATACCATGTCATTTTCTTTCCAATGCAACCTAGTTTATTTTCATTACATGTTTCATTCAAATGCGAGCTGCTATTTTGGATCAACGTTCTCAGTATTTTCTGATCCAGATAAACGAAAAAGTGTCATGGAATGTCATTTTCTTTTGTGCAATTCTGGTTGGCTCATCCATTCCTTTGCCTTGGCTTGAACGTTCATCTCTTCAATGAAAaagaaatttttcaaaagttaatGCCATTAAATATAGGGAAAAGGGCCCATTATTTGATTCCTTGTTTGAACCAGTAGATTGATAGCTTTCTCATGTGAATGCTTGATTTTGTTCTTATTTGGATTTTGTGCTACTATAAAATTGCCTCGCAACATTGGGGTTGTTGAAGCTAgggaaaaaaaacatatattatgGAGGTGGCCGACAGTGTAACATGTATAATTCTACTTATTCTTTTCTGTGGGTCAGCAGCTGGAAATAGAAAAGCTTTGTATTCATTCAAAGCTCAAGAGAATGCCATTGCAATGGCTCCATCATCTGATAATGGTATTTGTAAATCAATGGTGGAAACACATGGTTACGATTGTGAAGAACATACGGTAAGTCCCCAAGGTATTTCCACTGTTTTCCTCAgttcaatgaaaaataaaaatttgggtttttgtatAGGTAACTACACAAGATGGTTACATTCTGAGTATGCAAAGAATTCCTGTGGGTAGGTCAGGTGGGACACCAGGAAACAGACCACCAGTCCTGTTACAGCACGGGATCTTAATGGTTGATCACTAATCTGTCATAATGCTAAGATTCCAATGCAATGAATTTCGACAAAAATTATGTAACAAGGGCTTGCATGATGTCAGGATGGAATTACATGGCTGTTATTGCCGCCGGAACAGTCTTTGGCATTTGTGTTGTCGGATAATGGCTATGATGTGTGGATTGCTAATTCCCGTGGAACAAAGTACAGCAAAGGGCATAAATCACTCAGTCCTAAAGATCCGGTTATTGTTACTAATTTCTTTATCATGTTGTGAAGCTTTCCGTTTTTCTATTACGGGTATTGAGCATTAGACTAATTCTTCACGGGTTTTTAGGCTTACTGGGATTGGTCGTGGGATGAATTGGTAGCTTATGATCTTCCTGCTACGTTCCAATATATATATGATCAAACAGGACAAAAGCTACACTATGTAGGGCATTCACaggtgggtttttttttttttagaagttGCTGCTTCATTTCAAGGTTTTCAACAGTGGGGGAAATGGTGAACTTTGATCTTGATTTCAGGGAACTCTGATTGCATTGGCTGCCCTCTCGAAGGATCAGTTATTGAACATGTTGAGATCAGCTGCTTTACTTTGCCCAATTGCTTATATGGGTCAGATGACTTCTCCACTTGCAAAAAATGCTGCTGACAACTTCATTGCTGAGGTTAAATCCTAATCCCACCTTCTTTCTCTGTTTCATTACTTTCACCTGTTTTTAACCATATAAGAATCTTTGACAGGCAGTCTACTGGTTAGGCCTCAGTGAATTTGATCCACGAGGGTAACAACTTCCTTCATTATCTGTTTTCATCATTTAGCAATGAAggcatttctttactcatgttcCTTTGCTATGAACAGGGATGCAGTAGTTAACCTTCTCAAAGACATCTGCAGCAAACCAGGCATTGACTGCACTAAGTTACTGACAAGTTTTACAGGTACAACATTAGCACAAAATTAATTGCCAAAATGTCAACTGTTCACGAGTTAAAGATCTTTTGGGACATACATTTTCTAGGTCAGAACTGTTGCTTGAACTCTTCCATAGTAAACATATTTCTAGATCATGAACCCCAACCATCAGCAACAAAGAACATGGTCCATCTAGCTCAGAGTAAGTAATCCATTAAACCCTTTTGAGAAAAAACCACAAGATTTCCGGTTTAAAAACAtctgttgaattttttttctgtGGGGGTTTAATTACCAGTGATTAGGCAAGGAACCATAAAAATGTATGATTACATTGACGAGGTTGAAAATATGAAACATTATGGGCAAGCAACACCTCCTGCATACAACATGACCAGCATTCCAAATGACTTTCCTGTTTTCCTTAGCTATGGAGGGGAGGATGCTCTTTCTGATGTAAATGATGTGAAGTTATTATTGGGAAGTCTCAAAGATCATGATGGAGACAAGCTTGTAGTTCAGTATAGATATGATTATGCTCATGCAGATTATGTCATGGCAGAAAATGCTAAACAAGATGTATATGATCCTTTAATTGCCTTCTTTAGGCTACAATAGTGATTATATAGATagattaaaaggaaaaaagaatttCAATCTCCTGGCCTTTGTTTCTTGTTTGTGTTAGTACAGAAAGGCTTCCAATGCTTAGCACCACTTGATGTGGATTGGGAATGTTGATTTAAATGTTACAATCCCAAGCAATCTTGTATCCAAAAAATAACGTGTATGAGACTTTGCTAGTATATTTCGAAACCATCTCATACCCACCACCAACCCCACTAATCCAGATCCTTAAAATAGCAAACACATCTTTGGGCCCaaacatattttctttgttctgtGTCCTGATGGTTCGGTTGAAGGGAATGATCCGTGATGAGTGAGGCAACGAGTATTTAGTTGGGAGGATGAGTGAGAGTTAGATGAACGGTGGTGCAATGGTAATGGCTGTAGTGGTGAAAGATTTGAGCGCATGGAGAGTGAACCTTGACCGTGAATCATTGAgagccttttttctttttcttgtgagAGCCCCCCCAATTGATGTTCTTTACCCAAGTCAATGACGGAAATCTGCCGAGAAAATCAACCAAAAAGGAAACCCAAAACGTCAAAACTAATTTCCCCCTCTCTGTTCAACTGCTCACACGTGTACGTACgtaatatatattgttattattataatatatgtaaTACAGACTATCTATCTTATAAATATTTAgccacatgtatatatatttgttattttttactttttgttaCATGAATGAACAAtagattataattataataaaatataaaattatgatatattaatacAAACTGTCATgcaatttgaatttaattagagCTTGACCCTAATTTGACTCGAGCAAAATATGATTGCTACAGTTGCCCTTCTTTGCATGTTGCTGAAATTCAGGAGCAATGCAAAGatcaaaaataactattttgtcCAAATCATGAAGTCGTCTACTTGGATAGCAATCCCAAggctcaaattattttttaaaacggATTCAACTTTTGataaaatgaaaactaaaagGACCTCGACAGCAACCTTGAGGCtcgatctatttttgaaaatcaattcGACTTTTAATACGATGAAACATTGAAAGGTCCTCGATGATAATCCCGAGGCTTGACCCATTTTTGAAAACGGATTCGACTTTTGATACAAAGAAAACTAAAAAGACCCCAACGATGATCTCGAGGCTTGAcccatttttaaaaaatcaatttagctTTTGATAAAATGACAACTGAAAGATCTCGATGGCAATCTTGAGGCTTGACCCATTTTTGAAAACGGATTCGACATTTAATAAAATGAATAACTGAAATAACCTCAACAATAATCCCAAGGCTTGACTCATTTCTGAAAATAAATTTGACTTTTGataaaatgaaaactaaaaagaCATCAGTGGCAATCCTGAGGctcaacatatttttaaaaaatcaattccaCTTTTCATAAAATGACAATTGAAAGGACCTTGACAGTAATCTCGAGGCTCGGCCcatttttagaaaaaaaggaTTTGACTTTTTCATAAACAAAAGAGAAAAGGATTTCGAAGGCAATTCCGAAACTTAATCCATTTTTGAGAAATGGATTCAACTTTTGATAAAAGACAACTAAAAGGACCTCAACAACAATATCGAGGCTTGACCTATTTTTggaaaatatattcaaattttgataaaaggCAATTGAAAGGACCTCAATGACAATCCGAGACTTGATCCATTTTTTGAAATAGTCTTGACTTTTAAAACTAAACTGAAAAGGCAAAGACCTAGGTGAAACCAGAAATTTTGGGATGAACTTAGGCTAAACCAGAATTTGAAAGGACTTACTGGGCGAAACCAGAACtttttaaatgaatctggacCAAACTAGAAATTTTTGGATAAACCTGGGTGAAACCAGAATGTGAAAGGACTAACTGGGAAAATCCAGAACTTCGACAATGAACGTGGATGAAACTAGAAATTCGACAATGGATCTAGACGAAACTAGAAATTTTAGAATGAACCTGGGTGACACCAGATCTTTGAAAATAAACAGACGGTGAAGAAACTTGAATTGTAATTGCAAGAACAATTTGGTAAAGGTTCACAAAAAGTGTGTCTATGCACACGTTCCTTGTTATAAATATGCATACCTACCAGTGAtgcaaaaaattcaagaaaatgcaAATGCTTCATGAAGTAGTGCAAATGTTATTCTGATATAAATCAAATGTGATCATAGTTTCATGACTAAAATAACTGCATGCATATATTGTTGAATGATACAAATGCATGTTCACATAAGGTGACTGATGCCTTAGCCACTCTTCTCTAATTTGGCTTGGTCTTCTTGATTCATTTCTCTTGCAAATCAGAGCACATCTTGAACACTCATGAACCATACTAtcatttattttgaaatgtttcatTGTCTCTTTTTGCCCCAAGAACTTTTCATGTTGAACGTTCACACTCTTTTCATGACTTGCCTTTACTCTGTGCATCTAATTTGTAGAACAACccttgtccattttgataatcatGCCAAAAATTCCCAAAACAAATGCTTACCTCATGAAAAGTTTTGAGTCTCTTGAAGAATGATGATCCCTAGCTAGAAAATCTTTGGTCTCAATTTAGCTTTTCGGAAAGTGGAAGGTTTGGCAGAATAATACCTTTGTTGCTTTAAGAAAAGTTTGGTAAGAGAGATATGCCCCAAATCATATATTCATAAGTGAAACAACTTGTTAAAAACATGAATTTCTTTGAAATCAAGCAAATGAGTTATTCTTTTAGTCCTCTAGAAAGTATGGCCATGATAGTGCAAAGATCAATTTAGAGGTAAAATAAAGGCTTCAAAGGTCAAATTTCCAAAAACGAGATGAAGGGTTGGTGTTCCTTGGTTTTATGGCGATCAATTTCTATGATCTTGGTAATGGCAACTACCGAATTCCATTTTGCTTTAAACTACCTGGATTTTCACCCTAGAGcttattattctttttctttctctttctctttttcctaCTATGCATTAGATGAGTCAAAATGTTCCCAAAAGTAAAATGGAAATTCTAAGAAGCGAGATAAGGTCTGAGGACAAACTTTTCATTTTAGATATCTATGCAAGATCAAAGTGGACTTTAAAAGCACGTACTGTAGGCTATCGTACAAGGTCATGACAGAACGAATAATCAGGTCCAAACAAAGTATTTAAGGGAACTCAAACCATGGATCATTTTGCAATGAAGAAATTCATCACTCAATCTTCTTTCTTCGACTTTCCtttctcatttcatttcaatttttctttgtccctttttttctttttttcttttttggtatttttcaattttcagtTCTCTTTAGTTTTtccaaaatgaaatgaaattttcaACTTGATTCACATCAACATTTGTCCCTATTTCATAAGGCAATATTTTCACAGTAAACTGGAATAAACTATTTTCAGTCTTCAAACAACTCTTCTAATTCATTGCCCCCTAGTATGGAAGGAGATCCTTGGTTAGGGTTCATTCCAAAGAAATTCAACCAGGCTCGAAAGGgacaataaatgataatttttctctttttatgaAAGGAATAAGAAAGATGGCcatttatcatttcatgtatgAATACCATTATTAAAAAGTTATCCATAGAGGATTAGAGAATGCTCTTGGAATCACTTTGAAACCCTAAATGCATGATATCtcaatttaaatttctttttctttttcatgttgcACACCTCGAGAATTTGTGGGCTTTCTTACAATATTGGTAAGCGATGCCCCAACTTGACTATTTGACAAAAAGGGTTACCTTGCAAGAAATATCTTGAACTAGTCTTAAGCATTTCACTGAAAAAGTAAATTTGGCTCCTGGATTGCCCAAGGAGGATACGACGTTTAAGCTTGCACTTTTTCAGGAATTGGGTAGTCTTGTTTTGTCACTAGTTTTTGTAATATAGTACATGGGTGAATAGTCAAGTATTCATGTTCTATGGCTA
The Gossypium hirsutum isolate 1008001.06 chromosome A07, Gossypium_hirsutum_v2.1, whole genome shotgun sequence genome window above contains:
- the LOC107955719 gene encoding triacylglycerol lipase 2; the encoded protein is MEVADSVTCIILLILFCGSAAGNRKALYSFKAQENAIAMAPSSDNGICKSMVETHGYDCEEHTVTTQDGYILSMQRIPVGRSGGTPGNRPPVLLQHGILMDGITWLLLPPEQSLAFVLSDNGYDVWIANSRGTKYSKGHKSLSPKDPAYWDWSWDELVAYDLPATFQYIYDQTGQKLHYVGHSQGTLIALAALSKDQLLNMLRSAALLCPIAYMGQMTSPLAKNAADNFIAEAVYWLGLSEFDPRGDAVVNLLKDICSKPGIDCTKLLTSFTGQNCCLNSSIVNIFLDHEPQPSATKNMVHLAQMIRQGTIKMYDYIDEVENMKHYGQATPPAYNMTSIPNDFPVFLSYGGEDALSDVNDVKLLLGSLKDHDGDKLVVQYRYDYAHADYVMAENAKQDVYDPLIAFFRLQ